Proteins from a genomic interval of Maylandia zebra isolate NMK-2024a linkage group LG15, Mzebra_GT3a, whole genome shotgun sequence:
- the LOC101467214 gene encoding uncharacterized protein LOC101467214 isoform X1 — translation MNSNTHVIQVTNVSPSTTSEQMRTLFGFLGTIEELKLFPPDDSPLPVTSRVCFVKFLEAESVGVSQHLTNTVFVDRALIVVPFAEGVIPDESKAMSLLAPANAVAGMMPGGGLLPTPNPLASMGATPFGGLGAPSIEQMAAMGMPGPNMNPQALSADFLKLMQSMDPKLNLAAGLNLSPGLKADASNKEIEEAMKRVREAQSLISAAIEPGSKKDDKRKHSRSRSRSRRRRTRSRSRHRRSKSRSRRRSHSRSRRRSKSPRKRRSYSRDRSRRSRSRDRRKEEKSKKRSKTPPKSYSSARRSRSINRRHRRSRSASRSPKRRVSRSPSPRRHKKEKKKDKDREKERDRDRREDRDRSRDERERSNSKKKKSKDKERDRDRKSDSEKGDVKVTRDYDEEEQGYDSEKGEEEEDERKSDSDSISSPKSQEEMERSEGQIPKKSKLNGDDHHQEDMEMSD, via the exons ATGAATTCCAACACGCACGTAATCCAGGTGACAAACGTTTCACCGAGTACGACGTCCGAACAAATGAGGACTCTGTTTGGATTCCTCGGAACCATAGAGGAGCTCAAACTGTTCCCGCCCGA TGACTCTCCCTTGCCTGTGACTTCACGTGTCTGTTTTGTAAAATTCCTTGAGGCTGAGTCCGTGGGAGTTTCCCAACACCTGACGAACACAGTCTTCGTGGACAGAGCCTTGATCGTGGTCCCTTTCGCTGAAG GAGTCATTCCCGATGAATCTAAAGCTATGTCGCTGTTGGCTCCAGCCAATGCTGTGGCAGGAATGATGCCCGGTGGAGGCCTTCTTCCGACACCGAATCCTCTGGCATCT ATGGGAGCGACACCATTTGGCGGTCTTGGAGCTCCTAGCATTGAGCAGATGGCTGCTATGGGAATGCCTGGACCGAACATGAACCCCCAG GCTCTTTCCGCAGATTTCCTGAAGCTCATGCAATCCATGGATCCCAA ATTGAACCTTGCAGCTGGATTGAACTTGAGTCCAGGGCTGAAGGCTGATGCATCGAATAAGGAGATTGAAGAGGCCATGAAGAGAGTCCGAGAGGCCCAGTCTCTTATTTCTGCAGCTATTGAACCAGGAA GTAAGAAAGATGACAAGCGCAAACATTCCCGCTCCCGTTCGCGTTCACGGCGTAGACGAACCAGATCTCGTTCAAGACACAG ACGTTCGAAGAGCAGATCTCGGCGTAGGTCTCATtcaaggagcaggaggaggtccAAGAGCCCACGGAAGAGGAGGTCCTACTCCCGGGATCGAAGCCGTCGCAGTAGATCTAG AGACAGGAGGAAGGAGGAGAAGTCCAAGAAAAGATCCAAGACTCCCCCCAAAAGCTACAGCAGCGCCAGGAGATCTCGGAGCATTAATCG GAGACACAGGCGAAGTCGCAGTGCTTCTCGCTCCCCTAAGAGAAGGGTCTCCAGGTCTCCGTCCCCCAGACG ccacaagaaagaaaaaaagaaggacaAGGACCGTGAGAAGGAAAGGGACCGAGACAGAAGGGAGGACAGGGACCGCAGCAGAGACGAACGCGAACGCTCcaacagtaagaaaaaaaagagcaaagacaAAGAACGAGATCGGGACCGCAAGTCCGACAGCGAGAAAGGAGATGTTAAG GTGACTCGGGACTACGATGAGGAGGAGCAGGGTTATGACAGCGaaaaaggagaggaggaggaggacgagagGAAGAGCGACTCTGACTCAATCTCGTCCCCGAAAAGCCaggaggagatggagagatCTGAGGGTCAAATCCCCAAAAAGTCCAAACTGAATGGAGATGATCACCACCAGGAAGACATGGAGATGAGCGACTAA
- the LOC101467214 gene encoding uncharacterized protein LOC101467214 isoform X2, which produces MSLLAPANAVAGMMPGGGLLPTPNPLASMGATPFGGLGAPSIEQMAAMGMPGPNMNPQALSADFLKLMQSMDPKLNLAAGLNLSPGLKADASNKEIEEAMKRVREAQSLISAAIEPGSKKDDKRKHSRSRSRSRRRRTRSRSRHRRSKSRSRRRSHSRSRRRSKSPRKRRSYSRDRSRRSRSRDRRKEEKSKKRSKTPPKSYSSARRSRSINRRHRRSRSASRSPKRRVSRSPSPRRHKKEKKKDKDREKERDRDRREDRDRSRDERERSNSKKKKSKDKERDRDRKSDSEKGDVKVTRDYDEEEQGYDSEKGEEEEDERKSDSDSISSPKSQEEMERSEGQIPKKSKLNGDDHHQEDMEMSD; this is translated from the exons ATGTCGCTGTTGGCTCCAGCCAATGCTGTGGCAGGAATGATGCCCGGTGGAGGCCTTCTTCCGACACCGAATCCTCTGGCATCT ATGGGAGCGACACCATTTGGCGGTCTTGGAGCTCCTAGCATTGAGCAGATGGCTGCTATGGGAATGCCTGGACCGAACATGAACCCCCAG GCTCTTTCCGCAGATTTCCTGAAGCTCATGCAATCCATGGATCCCAA ATTGAACCTTGCAGCTGGATTGAACTTGAGTCCAGGGCTGAAGGCTGATGCATCGAATAAGGAGATTGAAGAGGCCATGAAGAGAGTCCGAGAGGCCCAGTCTCTTATTTCTGCAGCTATTGAACCAGGAA GTAAGAAAGATGACAAGCGCAAACATTCCCGCTCCCGTTCGCGTTCACGGCGTAGACGAACCAGATCTCGTTCAAGACACAG ACGTTCGAAGAGCAGATCTCGGCGTAGGTCTCATtcaaggagcaggaggaggtccAAGAGCCCACGGAAGAGGAGGTCCTACTCCCGGGATCGAAGCCGTCGCAGTAGATCTAG AGACAGGAGGAAGGAGGAGAAGTCCAAGAAAAGATCCAAGACTCCCCCCAAAAGCTACAGCAGCGCCAGGAGATCTCGGAGCATTAATCG GAGACACAGGCGAAGTCGCAGTGCTTCTCGCTCCCCTAAGAGAAGGGTCTCCAGGTCTCCGTCCCCCAGACG ccacaagaaagaaaaaaagaaggacaAGGACCGTGAGAAGGAAAGGGACCGAGACAGAAGGGAGGACAGGGACCGCAGCAGAGACGAACGCGAACGCTCcaacagtaagaaaaaaaagagcaaagacaAAGAACGAGATCGGGACCGCAAGTCCGACAGCGAGAAAGGAGATGTTAAG GTGACTCGGGACTACGATGAGGAGGAGCAGGGTTATGACAGCGaaaaaggagaggaggaggaggacgagagGAAGAGCGACTCTGACTCAATCTCGTCCCCGAAAAGCCaggaggagatggagagatCTGAGGGTCAAATCCCCAAAAAGTCCAAACTGAATGGAGATGATCACCACCAGGAAGACATGGAGATGAGCGACTAA